A portion of the Candidatus Scalindua japonica genome contains these proteins:
- a CDS encoding Hpt domain-containing protein has product MDDNIELEKDEILEKFGGDEGFLTEIIEIFLDDTPKQLSKIKKAINNLNSKELEQSAHKLKGAIANFVENTAFKTALKLEIMGRENRFDGVEDVFDTLVKDVECLANELKECIE; this is encoded by the coding sequence ATGGACGATAATATAGAATTAGAGAAGGACGAAATACTCGAAAAGTTTGGTGGAGATGAAGGGTTTTTAACAGAAATTATTGAAATTTTTCTGGACGACACTCCTAAGCAGCTTTCCAAGATTAAAAAGGCTATAAACAACCTCAATAGTAAGGAACTGGAGCAATCAGCTCACAAGCTGAAAGGAGCTATCGCTAATTTTGTAGAAAATACCGCTTTTAAAACGGCTTTAAAACTGGAGATAATGGGTAGGGAAAACAGATTTGACGGGGTTGAAGACGTTTTTGATACTTTGGTTAAAGATGTAGA
- a CDS encoding response regulator gives MKKQIMVVDDDPSIRSTVEIILNTKGYSICTVESGERCLDKLREGFRGLILMDIMMPKMDGWDTISIIEDEGLHGGNVICMLTAVHDPGPKLEKLTEYVMNYVRKPFTSEELLETVAEHIDYVQ, from the coding sequence ATGAAAAAACAAATAATGGTTGTGGATGACGATCCTTCCATCAGGTCAACAGTGGAGATCATTCTTAATACAAAAGGTTATTCAATCTGCACTGTTGAGAGTGGAGAGAGATGCCTGGATAAGCTTAGAGAAGGTTTTAGAGGTTTGATATTGATGGATATCATGATGCCTAAAATGGATGGTTGGGATACGATCTCAATAATTGAAGATGAAGGTTTGCACGGCGGGAATGTTATCTGCATGTTAACGGCAGTGCATGACCCCGGTCCAAAACTGGAGAAACTGACTGAGTATGTAATGAACTACGTAAGAAAGCCCTTCACTTCAGAAGAACTTTTAGAGACGGTGGCAGAGCATATTGATTATGTACAGTAG
- a CDS encoding CheB methylesterase domain-containing protein → MEKQNIVVLGISTGGPKTLREFFNGFPLLDASIVLVQHMMKCANKSLCTTLNSVTKMEIKIACHGETMQPGVVYFAPSEVHLELRNNKIIQLVNGPKVCYVRPAVDVTMKSVRKTNEDNITGVIMTGMGKDGAEGISHIKSIGGVTYAQDENSSVIWGMPKAAIYTGNVDFVLTPIGIRNKLISQLGRLSD, encoded by the coding sequence ATGGAAAAACAAAATATTGTAGTTTTAGGAATATCGACCGGTGGACCTAAAACATTGAGAGAATTCTTTAATGGTTTTCCGCTTTTAGACGCGAGTATCGTGCTTGTGCAACATATGATGAAATGCGCGAACAAGTCATTATGCACGACATTAAACAGTGTGACTAAAATGGAGATTAAGATTGCCTGCCACGGGGAGACAATGCAACCGGGAGTGGTTTACTTTGCACCAAGTGAGGTTCATCTGGAACTCAGGAACAACAAGATAATACAACTTGTTAATGGTCCGAAAGTATGTTATGTGCGTCCGGCTGTAGATGTAACGATGAAATCAGTAAGAAAAACTAACGAGGATAATATTACGGGAGTTATTATGACCGGTATGGGAAAGGATGGCGCGGAAGGAATAAGCCACATAAAGTCTATAGGCGGGGTTACGTATGCTCAAGATGAAAATTCCAGTGTAATCTGGGGAATGCCTAAGGCTGCCATTTATACCGGAAATGTGGATTTTGTCCTGACACCGATAGGTATTCGTAACAAGTTGATTTCGCAACTGGGAAGATTGAGTGATTAG